Part of the Primulina huaijiensis isolate GDHJ02 chromosome 15, ASM1229523v2, whole genome shotgun sequence genome is shown below.
taaaaaataaaaataaaatgctaaaTTGTTTCTTTTTACTCGCACTCATTATTAGTAATATTTTACccaaagcaaaaacttgtgtgagacggtctcacgggtcgtatttgtgagacggatcttttatttaggtcatccataaaaaagtattactttttatgctaagagtattactttttgttgtgaatatgggtagggttgacccgtctcacagattaagatccgtgagatggtctcacatgAGAGTCAATCTTTACCCAAAGCCCTGTAAAACATTAACACAACTATACATTTTGTACAAAGAATTGGtatattcaaataaattttagatTATTTTAACAAAGGTTTATCTCTCAAATGTAGTGAACAGCTTCAATTTCTTCACCACATGCACAAAAGGCaacatatgaaaaataaaagattagATTTTGACCAAttagttattttattattaaaaattacttGAACgaaaataattacataaaataatcaATGCTGAGATTTCGtgtcatgaaattttttttaggcTTCTAGATATCATAAtccaatttttaaatatgtctatattttattcatgaattaatttaaatatgtaatGTATTTTCAATAGAATTGTTCATGGTTTTATTAAAATTCCGACTTATCttcaaaatcaattatttcaaaatttatacaattatatatatatagatataaatgTTCTAATATTTCGAAAAAGTATTTAGAGGCGACCCTCTAAAATGATTTGCTGCATCATTCATTCCTCTTCCGCACGCACGCTCGCACGCTTTAAGCGATAGATACACGATAGTGTGTATGTAACGCCGGACTATAATGGAAAGTTCCTTCCACTTTCCACCAGCAAAACGCCATGTCCACGCTCCTTCAACCACAATGGACGAACCCACCAATAATCACAACAGCACGACCCATTTCAACCAATCGCTTGATGGAGGAGCCTCGCTTTCCTCACGTTCCAAGCCTCATCAATCGCCTCTATACGTTCCCCCGGGCCACGTAGCTTTTCGCGTCGTCTGCCCTTCTTCATGTGTTGGCGGCCTTATTGGAAAGTCGGGCTCCATCGTTAAGAAACTTCAGCAACTCACCAATTCCAAAATCCGGGTGCAAGAACATAAAAACTTGTCGGAACACCGGGTCATCACTGTTAGTTCCTCTCCCCTTGCGACCAATAGAATCACTCTCCACGGGGATGAGTGGCTTGAGGTGTCGGCTGCACAAGAAGGTGTAGTGAGGGTTTTTGAGAGGGTGGTGGAGGTGGCGATTGAGGTAGACTCTCTCGCTGTTGCAGGGGCGGTTGAGGGTAATGTGCTATGTAGGCTGTTGGTGTGGAAGAATCAAGCGGGGACCATCATAGGGATAGGGGGTAAAGTGGTAGATGAGATCAGGGATGACTCCGGGTCCCGAATCAAACTCTTGAAGCCAGAAGAGTTTCCTTCTTTCGCGTTGCCTACTGATGCAATCGTGGAAGTGAGTTCAGAACTTAAAAGGAtgtatttgttgttttgagTTCATGGCAATggaaaaaattgatttaaagTACTGAATTTTGATTTGAACCGGTATCGATCATGTACATGGGTATGGTGGTGTTGTGATTCTACGAGTTGCCATATGTGAAGTAATTGATTCTGTTGAATTATCATTTGTACTATAATTGATCAAATTATTGTTCTTTGTAAATGTTAATGCTACCATTGATAAACTGAAAGGACATTAGGAAGCTCCGCATAGTATTGTCTGGAAAATACTTGTTTTTATCATGTTACACAGTAAGTGTAGTTTTTGGGTTAGTACTTTTCCGAAAATAGGCATGCATTTGTGGAGTGACTAGAAAACGTCTCCATGCAATTGAATTTAAATTGCGGAATATTCCAGTTCACTGGCAAAGATTTCTAAATCCAAACTAGTGAAAACAGCATGTCCCTAAAACATGTGTAGTGAAGTAGCTTCAAAGGGGATTCATTTTGACATTGTCATGCCTTCTCGAGTTATTTTATCTTTAGAAAAATTCAATCGTTAAAATCCTTGCAAAACATGGTTTCTCCCCGTGGGTTGTTTGTGCTGGTTAAGTATCTGTGCCATGAGAAACTTTTAATGAAAAAAGTTAATTCTGTCCGGAGTTGGAGAGAGAGGAACATGCAATGCCGTTTGCTATGTATGAACTTCTAGGATTTTTGTTCTCTCTGTTACATAGCACTTAGCATGCCAGGATCACACTGGTTAGTTTCTGGTCGTTACGGATTATTGGTTTGATGTATTTACAGATTGAAGGAGATGTTTTGGCTGTTAAGAAAACTCTTGTGGCTGTCACTAGCCGCCTACAAGAGTTTCCACCATTTGAAAGAACAACAATGCACGGAGCCCGGCCTTTTGAGGTGGAGTCTTCATCAGTTCCACCTATGGGTTTACCTCGGCAGCAGAATCCAATGCTACCATCTATGCCTTCAAACTCCATTAAGCAAACTTTAAGAGATGATACTTTACTATCAGCGCCTGAAAAGATTTCTACCGTGGACTCTATGCCATTACAGCAAGAAGTTGTTTTTAAGATGCTATGCCCAAAATACCAAGTGGGTGCTATTATTGGCAAAAGAGGATCAGTTGTCCGGGCTCTTGAAAGTGAAAGTGGTGCTTCCATACGTGTTGGGCGTGCTTTAGCTGCGTGTGACGAAAACGTAATAATTATTAGTGCTATGGAGGTATTTTCAGTTTTCACTTTTACTACTCTCGTTTTGTTTACATGGGCATATGAGTTTATTTGTTTTCCCTGTTTTGTGGTTGTGTAGAATGTAGAGAGACAATACTCGCCTGCACAAAGAGCAGCCATCCTCGTCTTCAATAGGTGTATGGAGGTTCGTGTGGAGAAGGGAAGGGATTTGAATTCAAAAGGATCACCTGTATCCGCTCGACTTTTGGTACCAGCGAATCAGATTTTTTGTCTGTTAGGGAAACGAGGCGCAATAATTTCAGAGATGAGAAAGGTAACTGGTGCTGGCATATGGATTATTGGTGGCAACCAAGTTCCTAAGTGCAGCTCGGAAAACGATAAAGTTGTCCAGGTGCAATAATTTTGAATGTTTGGACTTTCACTTGCTGCCTTCAATGTGGTCGTTGTGCCTTTGTGCAATGATCGTTATGTAAGTCCTAAACAGTTGTGTGATTTTTCTGTTTTTCAGATAACTGGGGAGTTTGTAGGTGTTCAAGATGCTCTCAGTAAGGTAACTGCTAGATTACGAGATAACATCTCGTCTGCAAAACCGTCAATTGGAAGTGGAACTATTCAGAACAATCCTTACTTGAGAGTAAGAGATCCTCTTCCATTTGGGTTGTATCCATCTTTTGTCCCACCCGAAAATCTTAATGAGCTCAAGTCTTTGCCACAAAGTATAGATAATCGACCTTCCTACGATATTGACCGGCTTCTGTCGCCTAGTTTATTGGCATCATTTGTAAGAATTTTTAGATATTTTTCACCATTACCTCTTCTTTTATCTAGCTTTATCATTTGCTAATTTTTTGTTGGATGAATGATTTGTTGCAGACAATTTCTGGAGAAGACCAGGGGCGTGGTATGGAAATGGACAGAAAGATACATTCAATTCAAGCTGATGTGGAACTTGGCAGGTTGGTACCATATGCGATTTTCAAAATCCCGGTTATTTTACGCTATTATTTGTTATTGACAATAGAACAcatca
Proteins encoded:
- the LOC140959173 gene encoding KH domain-containing protein HEN4-like isoform X4, with the translated sequence MESSFHFPPAKRHVHAPSTTMDEPTNNHNSTTHFNQSLDGGASLSSRSKPHQSPLYVPPGHVAFRVVCPSSCVGGLIGKSGSIVKKLQQLTNSKIRVQEHKNLSEHRVITVSSSPLATNRITLHGDEWLEVSAAQEGVVRVFERVVEVAIEVDSLAVAGAVEGNVLCRLLVWKNQAGTIIGIGGKVVDEIRDDSGSRIKLLKPEEFPSFALPTDAIVEIEGDVLAVKKTLVAVTSRLQEFPPFERTTMHGARPFEVESSSVPPMGLPRQQNPMLPSMPSNSIKQTLRDDTLLSAPEKISTVDSMPLQQEVVFKMLCPKYQVGAIIGKRGSVVRALESESGASIRVGRALAACDENVIIISAMENVERQYSPAQRAAILVFNRCMEVRVEKGRDLNSKGSPVSARLLVPANQIFCLLGKRGAIISEMRKVTGAGIWIIGGNQVPKCSSENDKVVQITGEFVGVQDALSKVTARLRDNISSAKPSIGSGTIQNNPYLRIIDLPTILTGFCRLVYWHHLQFLEKTRGVVWKWTERYIQFKLMWNLAVEEDLKLWLTRLWRLLYLFMPLVLFMGKMGATWIV
- the LOC140959173 gene encoding KH domain-containing protein HEN4-like isoform X3, with the protein product MESSFHFPPAKRHVHAPSTTMDEPTNNHNSTTHFNQSLDGGASLSSRSKPHQSPLYVPPGHVAFRVVCPSSCVGGLIGKSGSIVKKLQQLTNSKIRVQEHKNLSEHRVITVSSSPLATNRITLHGDEWLEVSAAQEGVVRVFERVVEVAIEVDSLAVAGAVEGNVLCRLLVWKNQAGTIIGIGGKVVDEIRDDSGSRIKLLKPEEFPSFALPTDAIVEIEGDVLAVKKTLVAVTSRLQEFPPFERTTMHGARPFEVESSSVPPMGLPRQQNPMLPSMPSNSIKQTLRDDTLLSAPEKISTVDSMPLQQEVVFKMLCPKYQVGAIIGKRGSVVRALESESGASIRVGRALAACDENVIIISAMENVERQYSPAQRAAILVFNRCMEVRVEKGRDLNSKGSPVSARLLVPANQIFCLLGKRGAIISEMRKVTGAGIWIIGGNQVPKCSSENDKVVQITGEFVGVQDALSKVTARLRDNISSAKPSIGSGTIQNNPYLRVRDPLPFGLYPSFVPPENLNELKSLPQSIDNRPSYDIDRLLSPSLLASFTISGEDQGRGMEMDRKIHSIQADVELGSGRGSEIVANTTVEIVVPVYAIGSVYGENGSNLDRLRQMKHCLLRAYSKHSYDQVQHEKYSFTIFC
- the LOC140959173 gene encoding KH domain-containing protein HEN4-like isoform X1; the encoded protein is MESSFHFPPAKRHVHAPSTTMDEPTNNHNSTTHFNQSLDGGASLSSRSKPHQSPLYVPPGHVAFRVVCPSSCVGGLIGKSGSIVKKLQQLTNSKIRVQEHKNLSEHRVITVSSSPLATNRITLHGDEWLEVSAAQEGVVRVFERVVEVAIEVDSLAVAGAVEGNVLCRLLVWKNQAGTIIGIGGKVVDEIRDDSGSRIKLLKPEEFPSFALPTDAIVEIEGDVLAVKKTLVAVTSRLQEFPPFERTTMHGARPFEVESSSVPPMGLPRQQNPMLPSMPSNSIKQTLRDDTLLSAPEKISTVDSMPLQQEVVFKMLCPKYQVGAIIGKRGSVVRALESESGASIRVGRALAACDENVIIISAMENVERQYSPAQRAAILVFNRCMEVRVEKGRDLNSKGSPVSARLLVPANQIFCLLGKRGAIISEMRKVTGAGIWIIGGNQVPKCSSENDKVVQITGEFVGVQDALSKVTARLRDNISSAKPSIGSGTIQNNPYLRVRDPLPFGLYPSFVPPENLNELKSLPQSIDNRPSYDIDRLLSPSLLASFTISGEDQGRGMEMDRKIHSIQADVELGSGRGSEIVANTTVEIVVPVYAIGSVYGENGSNLDRLRQISGAKIVILEPQPGATDRIVSISGTPDETLSAQSLLQAFI
- the LOC140959173 gene encoding KH domain-containing protein HEN4-like isoform X2, with protein sequence MESSFHFPPAKRHVHAPSTTMDEPTNNHNSTTHFNQSLDGGASLSSRSKPHQSPLYVPPGHVAFRVVCPSSCVGGLIGKSGSIVKKLQQLTNSKIRVQEHKNLSEHRVITVSSSPLATNRITLHGDEWLEVSAAQEGVVRVFERVVEVAIEVDSLAVAGAVEGNVLCRLLVWKNQAGTIIGIGGKVVDEIRDDSGSRIKLLKPEEFPSFALPTDAIVEIEGDVLAVKKTLVAVTSRLQEFPPFERTTMHGARPFEVESSSVPPMGLPRQQNPMLPSMPSNSIKQTLRDDTLLSAPEKISTVDSMPLQQEVVFKMLCPKYQVGAIIGKRGSVVRALESESGASIRVGRALAACDENVIIISAMENVERQYSPAQRAAILVFNRCMEVRVEKGRDLNSKGSPVSARLLVPANQIFCLLGKRGAIISEMRKVTGAGIWIIGGNQVPKCSSENDKVVQITGEFVGVQDALSKVTARLRDNISSAKPSIGSGTIQNNPYLRVRDPLPFGLYPSFVPPENLNELKSLPQSIDNRPSYDIDRLLSPSLLASFTISGEDQGRGMEMDRKIHSIQADVELGSGRGSEIVANTTVEIVVPVYAIGSVYGENGSNLDRLRQMKHCLLRAYSKHSYDQVVDEDSTACKANSWLVAFTSTHR